The genome window TATCAGGTAACCATGTGTACTATTTGAAACTAACAAAATTAACCGCAAACTGTGTTTgctaaatttgtttatttaaaacaacacaGTATGTATCTGAATACGTGTAAATGAAAATGAATACAATTTCAAACGTAAATTGGACattacatgttttcagtaatAACTTTGGTAACGTTTTATAGTAGGTACAGTGACCGGCTGCCCCAAGGACATCGTGTTCCTGGTAGACGAAGGTTCCCGTGACCTACATTCACATCACAACGACATCCTGCTGGGGCTTGCCACTGTTGTCAGCTCCATACCGGTCGGCTCGAGCCAGAACCAGGTAGCTTTGGTTGCGTACAGTAACCAGGTAAGCCCAAAGTTTGACCTGGATGATCACACCAACCAGGCCAGCCTGCTGCAGAGTCTTAAGAGCAGCGACATCCTCGTTGGTAAAAATATGGGGTCCGACGCAACTATGGCCATTGAGTACCTTGTGCACAACACGTTTACCCCATCTCGAGGCGACCGCTCACAGTTTATTAACACCGTTGTAATCATTACCGATTCCGACAGCGCGCCACTTTCCAGGATCATGTTCTTGGACCACGCCGTGTTGGCAAGCAAGAGCAGAGACGTTCTGGTGGTGAGCGTGGGACCTTCAATGGGGTCAAACGCCATCGAGGAGCTCGGGGATTCCGTCGTGCACATCAATAACTCCCCTAACCTCTCATCGGACCTGGCCGCTCAAATCCTCGCCTTCTTGAAACATTGCTGATTTTTTGTTAGC of Dreissena polymorpha isolate Duluth1 chromosome 15, UMN_Dpol_1.0, whole genome shotgun sequence contains these proteins:
- the LOC127861263 gene encoding uncharacterized protein LOC127861263, whose product is MFTPVAFIFCAVCACASVLAQAPKPGCDDISTSACQLMAASRPDLCSDPAISQSACPRFCKLCPLECYHCNATVLDFPECNTTKQCMSGEACMLKELKSFVDGHHEYEMTCAPSEHCDGGSGLSIAFGRRELKSRDLSVSCCTTDNCNYPAGAATPPTVSVGTVTGCPKDIVFLVDEGSRDLHSHHNDILLGLATVVSSIPVGSSQNQVALVAYSNQVSPKFDLDDHTNQASLLQSLKSSDILVGKNMGSDATMAIEYLVHNTFTPSRGDRSQFINTVVIITDSDSAPLSRIMFLDHAVLASKSRDVLVVSVGPSMGSNAIEELGDSVVHINNSPNLSSDLAAQILAFLKHC